In Spinacia oleracea cultivar Varoflay chromosome 5, BTI_SOV_V1, whole genome shotgun sequence, a single window of DNA contains:
- the LOC110788537 gene encoding chorismate mutase 1, chloroplastic gives MEAKMLTSNPQNQAYFGSNPAKLRNPFNLLPFQTGKNCSFSFCRRASSSMKVIQSANGSSIIAGVQSKTRVDESESLTLDGIRNSLIRQEDSIIFGLLERSQFCYNADTYDPDAFPLHGFHGSLIEFMLKETEKLHAKMGRYKSPDEHPFFPDDLPEPLLPPLQYPQVLHPYADSININKIIWDMYFKELLPRLVKDGDDGNCGSSATCDTICLQALSKRMHYGKYVAEAKFRASPDIYTAAIVAQDKEQLMNLLTYEAVELAVQKRVEMKAKTFGLEVPVNPDAIDDESCPAYKIKPSLVANLYGKWIMPLTKDVQVEYLLRRLD, from the exons ATGGAGGCAAAAATGTTGACTTCTAACCCTCAAAATCAAGCTTATTTTGGGAGTAACCCTGCAAAATTAAGGAACCCCTTTAATCTTCTGCCTTTTCAAACTGGGAAAAATTGCAGCTTCAGCTTTTGCAGAAGAGCAAGTTCATCAATGAAGGTCATTCAATCTGCAAATGGTTCTTCAATTATTGCTGG TGTGCAGTCTAAGACAAGAGTTGATGAGAGTGAAAGCTTGACCCTGGATGGTATTCGGAACTCCTTGATTCGGCAGGAAGATAGTATAATTTTCGGTCTTCTTGAGAGATCACAGTTCTGTTACAATGCAGACACATATGACCCTGATGCATTCCCTTTGCATGGTTTTCATGGGTCTTTGATTGAGTTCATGCTCAAGGAAACTGAAAAACTTCATGCTAAG ATGGGAAGATATAAGAGTCCGGATGAGCATCCTTTTTTCCCTGATGATTTACCTGAACCCCTATTGCCACCTCTGCAATACCCTCAG GTTCTCCATCCTTACGCTGATTCAATCAatataaacaaaataatttgGGATATGTACTTCAAAGAACTTCTGCCAAGACTTGTTAAGGATGGAGATGACGGAAACTGTGGCTCTTCCGCTACCTGCGACACAATATGCTTACAG GCACTTTCTAAAAGAATGCATTATGGCAAGTACGTGGCAGAGGCAAAGTTTCGAGCTTCACCTGATATCTACACAGCTGCTATTGTAGCACAA GACAAGGAACAATTGATGAATTTACTGACGTATGAGGCAGTGGAACTTGCCGTACAGAAAAGAGTTGAAATGAAAGCCAAAACCTTTGGACTCGAGGTGCCGGTCAACCCAGATGCTATCGATGACGAGTCTTGCCCTGCTTACAAAATCAAACCCAGCTTGGTTGCCAATCTATATGGGAAATGGATTATGCCTCTAACAAAGGATGTTCAAGTTGAGTACTTATTGAGAAGGTTGGATTGA